From a single Lewinella sp. LCG006 genomic region:
- a CDS encoding sodium-dependent bicarbonate transport family permease has translation MDLHLLIDNLSNPALLFFFLGILATQLKSDLEIPEGSSKFISLYLLLSIGFKGGQELSHSQLDMEIFWSIAAGILLAIIVPLYTFYLLRRKFNVYNSGAIAASYGSVSAVTFVTAISFLEMEQIPFGGHMVAVMALMEAPSIIVGVLLIAIYNKERAEKPALGKIVRHAVTNGSVLLILGSLAIGLLASEQQAEGIKPFTTDIFKGFLAVFLLDMGITSGKKIAAFIKKGWFAFAFAIVIPLFNGCVVALASDTFSDSTGNRFLLSILAASASYIAVPAAMRLAAPKANPSLYLPMALAITFPFNITLGMPIYLYLIQLGAAVV, from the coding sequence ATGGATTTACATCTACTGATTGACAACTTAAGTAACCCTGCACTGCTGTTTTTTTTCCTAGGTATTTTGGCTACTCAGCTGAAAAGTGATTTGGAAATACCGGAAGGATCTTCCAAATTTATTTCGCTGTATCTTTTGCTTTCCATTGGTTTCAAAGGCGGCCAGGAACTTTCTCACAGCCAATTGGACATGGAAATTTTCTGGTCAATTGCAGCGGGAATTCTACTAGCCATCATCGTCCCACTGTATACTTTTTACTTGCTTCGGCGCAAGTTCAATGTCTACAATTCAGGTGCCATAGCCGCCTCTTATGGGTCGGTAAGTGCGGTAACGTTCGTAACGGCGATCTCCTTTTTGGAAATGGAGCAGATTCCTTTTGGTGGACATATGGTAGCAGTGATGGCATTGATGGAGGCACCCTCGATTATCGTGGGCGTATTGCTGATAGCTATTTACAATAAAGAACGTGCGGAAAAGCCTGCTCTGGGTAAGATTGTTCGCCACGCCGTCACCAATGGCAGTGTACTGCTGATCCTTGGTAGCTTGGCCATCGGCCTCCTGGCCAGCGAGCAACAAGCAGAAGGGATCAAACCTTTTACGACAGATATTTTCAAAGGTTTTCTTGCGGTTTTCCTTTTGGACATGGGAATTACCAGTGGTAAAAAAATTGCTGCATTTATCAAAAAAGGGTGGTTTGCTTTCGCGTTCGCCATTGTTATTCCACTGTTCAATGGTTGTGTGGTAGCACTAGCCAGTGATACCTTTAGCGATAGCACAGGCAACCGTTTTTTGTTGTCAATTCTTGCTGCCAGTGCTTCGTATATTGCGGTACCGGCAGCCATGCGACTGGCGGCTCCTAAAGCTAATCCAAGTCTTTATTTACCTATGGCACTGGCGATTACCTTTCCCTTTAACATTACCTTGGGAATGCCGATTTACCTCTATTTGATTCAATTGGGGGCTGCGGTGGTGTAG